In one Plutella xylostella chromosome 20, ilPluXylo3.1, whole genome shotgun sequence genomic region, the following are encoded:
- the LOC125490060 gene encoding uncharacterized protein LOC125490060, which produces MTVQPVQDQVSTPSSVLKKLNESELSDIPTSMVNLDTQAFIEYFDKKFFSLREEWKQHMNSILQPLQNDMQNMSQRLEKWETRLELLERKVDGLNDLQTEDEKLKKDLIQMERNFEVLDQSSRQFNIEIQNIPENKGEDLIGMTRNIGSLVGVDVPLDSIRSAHRVAPAVQRGGGGGGGARPRNVVVQLATRRLRDALLAAARARRDLSTEQLALPTPARRFFVNEHLTFRNKVLYSKARAEQKSKDYKHVWVKNNVVQMRKTDTSKIIKIRCENDLINLV; this is translated from the coding sequence ATGACAGTACAACCAGTCCAAGATCAAGTTTCTACTCCCTCGAGCGTGTTGAAGAAACTTAACGAGTCTGAACTCTCGGATATACCAACATCTATGGTAAATCTTGACACGCAGGCTTTTATcgaatattttgataaaaaattcTTCTCACTACGTGAAGAGTGGAAGCAGCATATGAATAGTATTCTACAGCCGTTACAAAATGACATGCAAAATATGTCACAGAGACTAGAAAAATGGGAAACTCGACTCGAACTTCTAGAAAGGAAGGTTGATGGACTAAATGATCTTCAAACTGAGGATGAAAAGCTGAAAAAGGATCTCATTCAAATGGAGCGGAACTTTGAAGTTCTAGACCAAAGTAGCAGACAATTTAATATAGAAATCCAAAACATTCCCGAAAACAAAGGTGAGGACCTAATTGGCATGACACGGAACATCGGCAGCCTTGTTGGAGTGGACGTGCCCCTGGACAGTATCCGGAGCGCCCACCGCGTGGCGCCTGCCgtgcagcgcggcggcggcggcggcggcggcgcccggcCCAGGAACGTGGTGGTGCAGCTGGCCACGCGCCGCCTGCGGGACGCGCTGCTggcggccgcgcgcgcgcgccgggACCTCTCCACGGAGCAACTGGCTCTACCGACACCAGCACGACGGTTCTTTGTCAATGAACACTTAACCTTTAGAAACAAAGTGCTCTACTCGAAGGCTCGTGCCGAACAAAAGTCTAAAGACTATAAGCACGTATGGGTTAAAAACAATGTAGTACAGATGCGAAAGACAGATAcgagtaaaattattaaaattcgctgtgaaaatgatttaattaaccTTGTCtga
- the LOC119694385 gene encoding uncharacterized protein LOC119694385 translates to MATAWPHSEILKFLEYYRAETIIWNPKHKNHKDKNKVSDAWNRISNNMGIPVEDLKKKKETLMTAFRTNLKKKKESIRSGAGLDDIYTPSWPFFEIMESFLRDVYECKSIINTDGGASTSLDDEDSITSQNENIENEDPNATVNSEINIPVIRRRSRNPPELQEASNEMKRAFSSLNSVLSSKKQKIDSEDDCDLYGKLLAKRLRQFTDLEKQELMYEIDGLLLKKRQLSSRQNSSRYVVQSPSQIIISSKVDRTLLDYDAMFGGLLNNPDASYRITVPGPEYFLDINSNVMVPSITAADIEQ, encoded by the exons ATGGCGACAGCTTGGCCGCATAgcgaaatattaaaatttttggAATATTACCGAGCCGAAACCATTATATGGAAtcctaaacataaaaatcacaAGGATAAAAACAAG GTGTCGGATGCATGGAATCGCATAAGTAATAACATGGGCATTCCGGTAGaggatttaaaaaagaaaaaggaaACGTTGATGACAGCTTTcagaacaaatttaaaaaagaaaaaggagTCTATAAGGTCTGGGGCTGGACTCGACGATATTTATACGCCGTCGTGGCCTTTTTTCGAGATAATGGAAAGTTTTTTAAGAGATGTTTATGAATGCAAGAGTATCATAAACACAGACGGCGGA gctTCAACCTCGTTAGATGACGAAGATTCAATTACGtcacaaaatgaaaatatcgAAAATGAAGACCCAAATGCTACAGTGAATTCTGAAATAAACATTCCTGTAATACGCCGTCGTTCTAGAAATCCACCTGAATTACAAGAGGCTAGTAACGAAATGAAAAGAGCTTTTTCATCTTTGAACAGCGTACTCAGCAGTAAGAAGCAAAAGATAGATAGCGAAGATGATTGCGATCTATATGGAAAACTACTAGCTAAAAGGTTAAGACAATTTACAGATTTGGAAAAACAAGAGTTGATGTACGAAATAGACGGCTTATTGTTGAAAAAACGTCAATTGTCATCTAGACAAAATTCCAGTCGTTATGTGGTCCAATCTCCAtcccaaataataatatcttccAAAGTCGATAGAAC ATTACTGGACTACGATGCTATGTTTGGCGGACTTTTAAACAATCCAGATGCTTCATATCGGATTACTGTACCTGGACCCGAGTATTTCTTGGACATAAACAGCAATGTTATGGTTCCAAGTATAACTGCAGCTGACATTGAACAATAA